The DNA segment GGTGGCTTTAAAAAAAGTACTTATGGAGAATGAGAAAGAAGGGGTGAGAACATGTAGCATCCATCCTACACAGAAATCAAGTTATACAGTTACTGGACTCTTGATTTAAATGCAGATGTCACACATTTAAGTGTGTTTGTGCTCTTCTCCTCAGTTTCCCATCACGGCTCTGAGGGAAATCAAGATCTTACAGCTGCTCAAACATGAGAATGTGGTGAACCTCATTGAGATCTGCAGGACAAAAGGTGAAGAAGACCTACacaattcatgtttaattttaatcttcCCGTGGTGTGTGTATCTGCTGTCATAAATAATGCATGgcatggctgtttttttttttacatgcaaatgtGGCTTTAAAAGCGTTAATGTCCTTATCTCCACATTCTCACGGTCATAGAAAAACAAggaattttaaaattatgaatttcaGACCCGGAAAAGTCAGTGAATtgagtaaaaattttaaaagtcaaAGACACTCTGCTGAAATATCATCAGCTAGACAAGCATAATAATCATAACAATCATAGTAATCATGTAAAAGTGTTGGGTCCATGTAACTGTGACTAGAGTTCCTGTTACTCACCCTTTTTCAAATAATAGACAGTGTGTTAAATTACATGATGTCTTGCTTTTGACATGAGGATTATGGATTATtataacagtttatttttctCATCTCTTCCTCTCCAGCCACTCAGTTTAACCGTTATAAGGGCAGCATCTATCTAGTGTTTGATTTCTGTGAGCACGACCTCGCTGGTCTGCTGAGCAACGCTAATGTTAAGTTCACTCTGGCTGAGATCAAGAAGGTGATGCAGATGCTGCTGAACGGACTTTACTACATACACAGAAACAAGGTGAGACAGTGTGATGGCTTACAGTTCACAGATTATCTGATGTAAACGTGACTAAGAAACAGGCCCAGGGTTGTCGCTGTGACGCTTCCAGTCTCAGACTGaagtgttttatgtgtttgtttcagaTCCTCCACAGAGACATGAAAGCGGCCAATGTTCTGATCACCAGAGAAGGCGTTCTGAAGCTGGCTGATTTTGGATTGGCCAGAGCATTTAGTTTGGCTAAGAACAGTCAGGGGAACCGCTACACAAACCGGGTCGTCACACTGTGGTACCGACCGCCTGAACTGCTGCTGGGTACGTAAAACACATCTTAAACACTTGCAGTGGGATATAATGATTGTTTTTTCACTGtgagtatttgttttttgttaggtGAGAGAGACTACGGGCCTCCCATAGATCTGTGGGGTGGAGGGTGCATCATGGCAGAGATGTGGACCAGAAGCCCCATCATGCAGGGCAACACAGAGCAGCACCAGCTCACACTCATTAGTCAGCTGTGTGGCTCTGTTACTCCTGAGGTAACACACACAGGGTTTTTACATCTACTTCAGGTGGTCAGATCATAAATGATGctttaaatatttgcatgtttatgtgtcTAAAGTGTCCACTTCTGAACTGTTTTTGTCAAATTAATATAAGGCAAGagcttaaaatgttattattatacaaatactaaagtattttttttctttgtatttaaaaaaaaaaaaaaattatcatgaaatgaatacaaaaacataaatatgcaaCTTAAGCCCATGCTAATTTTTACATTAATCTGTttacatatttcacaaaatgagtACAAAAAGCATGAGTATGAAACTTGaagtaaaaatcataaatatagaaCTTAAATTCAAGTtggctttttaaatatatatttgcatgtattttaacATAAGTACAAAAGGCatgaatataaaactatttaattattaaattaaatattaaatttttatttacttattaccaAAATGAGTACAACAATCATAAATATGAAACTTGAgttcatgtaattaaaaaaaaaagtttatttacatattttataaatcatacaaaaatcataaatttttCGGAAATGGGAAAGTCTTGGCCTAGTGGTtggagagtttgacttctaaccctaaggttgtgggtttgagtctcgggccggcaataccacgactgaggtgcccttgagtaaggcaccgaacccacagctgctccccgggcgccgcagcataaatggctgcccactgctccgggtgtgtgttcgcggtgtgtgtgtgtgttcactgctgtgtgtgtgcactttggatgggttaatgcAGAGCATTAGAGTGTCacatcactattttttttttttaatgtaaaacttgAATCCATGTTTCATATTTAAGTCTTATTTATCCATCTGTATTCTGTGCTGTCTCAGGTTTGGCCCGGCGTGGATAAGAAGTATGAGCTGTATCAGAAGATGGAGCTTCCTAAGGGTCAGAAGCGTAAGGTGAAGGACAGACTGAAGGCTTACGTGAAAGACCCGTACGCTCTGGACCTCATCGACAGACTGCTGGTTCTGGATCCGGCTCAGAGAATAGACAGCGACGACGCTCTCAACCACGACTTCTTCTGGTCCGACCCCATGCCCTCTGACCTCAAAAACATGCTCTCCACACACAACACCTCCATGTTTGAGTACCTGGCGCCACCACGCAGGAGAGGTCACATGCCCCagcagccagccaatcagaacagaaACCCTGCCACCACCAGCCAATCAGAGTTCGAAAGGGTTTTTTGATTAATCCGGCCAGCTATGATTATTTAAGGAGAGAGAGACTTCCGATTGGTTAGGAGGAACATTTAGTGATCTCACCTGAGAAATTTCCACATATATCTTCAGTTATTGTTTCATCACAGTATTGTGTTGGACATCAGTGGAGCAGGCAGATACAGTTCTTATTGTTTAGTGTTTACATCTAGATTACAAAAAATACTGATCACTGATGAGATGAGTTCAGTTTATATGAATTACTGAATCCATACTGAGCTGATCCAGAAAAACAGCATGAGTTTATTGTGCTGCCAGTGTATTGTGGGAGAAAAAATAAGTGTACgtaatgttttcagacagatTCAGTGTAGTGTTGGATACAAGTCTGCTTTTCCCATTGAAAATACTTAAGAAAATATGTTTAGTCTGAGATAGCCATTAACCTTTATTTAAACACCTGGTCATCATCTTTTcagattttattgttaatttagttttttttaaggatgttttttatttgtaagatcatgtgtttgtgttgggATATTGGTGTATAAGTTACTTGTAAGTAAAATACACTAATAAATCCTTTCACGTTTAACAACTTTGTTTTGTGATTTCTGGAGGTAACTGAACTTGATCTGAGAAAAAAGGTATTTATGAGTCAGATTCCGTTTCAGCACTTAAATAAATCCAGTTGTGTATGTTTATAAGAATTTACAACTTACTGGTAATAAAGACTTATGTTATAAAGTcaatgttaaacaaataaatacttactTAAACCCGCTCAAGTTCCCCTAATCTGCTGGTTAGTGGGTTAAGAAGTCAGGCTTGACTGTTTAACTTTAATCGACTTGGAAAAAGGAACGTACTTAACACATTGAGTCCTAATTTAAGTAGATACTAATAACTGATGTGCTCAAACTTTTAGAAATTGTGACCATGTAGAAATAAATAGAGGACACTGACAAACAattacaaaccaaacaaaactaaatatgtaTTGAAGCCTTTCAATGTTGCTGTGATTGTCATATTTGTTGTTAAAAGCATCAAGAACTCAGACCAAACTTACAaaacaaatggaaatgttttttttagaagtaatttaatgaattgttttcaTTAGAGCTGTCAGTAAAAACCAGCAGGCAAGAGTAGTGTTATCAGTCAGGAGAAGGAGGTCGTTTTAATTCTATCTTAAACtcagtttgttatttttaaggtATGATGTGATCTGAAGATTGAAAATACTCtaaatgtttttacacatttttataacgATATAACCCACAATACCTGGCCCTGAATTCTTTACTTTTATAGTAAAATGTATGATCACATGTCACGAACCGGATTGTGAGCGTACAAGTCGCAGATTATCCGTCTACGAGAATATACCCCTTGCTGTAAATTAACAGGACGGTGGAGTCTGGGGCAACACAGGCATTTAGCGAAAGCGTTTCATGGACGGTGAgtctgtttcttatttttataaagtttctGAACTATTCATGGTGTTTAGAATAACGTTAGATGAATGCAGTGCAAAGCGTGGTATGAATTACACTGTCAAAGTTTCGCGATGAGTTTGAGACGCAGAAGCGAATTCATAAGGTCTTGTGGTCACTTGGTCAGTGGATATTTGGGGCTTGAACCCGGTCACCTGTGAATGCATATGAATTCACTTCGAGTGCTTGGATGGGGaccacatttataaaatgttgcgtAGAAACCATCCTAAAATTGAGTTTACGACGATCATCTCTCACATACATGTGATTCATAAAATCCCTAGTATTAGTATAACCCATAAAAAGACCCAAGTATTAGACCCATAAAAAGACCCAAGTATTAAACCCATAAAAAGACCAAAGTAGGGCTCGCTGCGGGTTTTTTGACTTGCTTTCTCCACCAGATGGCGCTCCCGTCATGCTCATTCATCTGTGAAACTATTATTGCTCTTTAGTTTGAAGCGACATATTGACAGTCAGAGTGACTTCTTTGTGTCCAGATGTGTCCTCTTGCTCACAGCTGAACGGTCCAGTATTGTACTGTTTGTGGTCTACATTTATGGTACTGAAAATCAAACTTGCTGACCTCAGGTGTTGGCAATCTCAAATGCCCGTCACTTAAAAATCTCCATTTGATCTCTTTAGAAAAGATTTTTGAAAGAGTTGTTGACTCCAGTGACATATGACAAACTGTGTGGAGAACTGTACATAAGAAACACGCACAACTGAcgatttttatgtaatatttgtttaaaacagaaAAGCGTGAAGAGGAATTTGCAAGACAGTTTGGGAATAGAATAATGCCCAACAAACTGCAGTTTGATAAtcagaaaaacaagaagaagaatatGAAGAATAAACAAAAAGAGACAGAATCCAAAAGATCAAGAGATCCAAACACTGAAAGCTGTTAGATGGAGCAGCATGGAGGCTCTGAAACTAGACCGTGAGTATTGTATTAGATTCTCTCTCACTGATGAGAgattacagaaaaataattttttttccattgtcatAACACCAACCTTTTCAATGATGAAGTTGATTCACACCTGCTGTCACATATACTGATGATTTGTTTCTCTCACTGATATCTCAGTGTCTGGTGATCAAGCTGTAGAGTGTCATTCTGATGTATCAGAGAAGGTCCAGACTGAGGTGAGTTTACATTACTCACAGTTAGAATACACTGAATGATCACGATATTCAAGAATGTATTTTAGTGTTGACTAATatttgtgaatgaaaatgaatgctgtttcAAAAAACACCAGGACCTTAAACTCCAGAATGTGATTGGGGTTCATTCATCAACCTGCACAACTTTCCTCAGTTGTCTAGGATCTTCAGACCATCCTCCATGGCTGCACATTTGGAGCTGCATTTGTGTTTCTCTAGCAAACATACTGCACATTTGAATTATatgctatgtttatatattaaatatttatatataatataaattatatgaatacaaatatacatgtatttacatacattttaatttatagaaatatacacagcacacacacatacaaaaacttttattttggatgcaattaattgcaattaatcgtttgacagcactatgtGTGAAGGAAGAGTTCAAGAGattgaacagctgctgttaatgaTAACTGATCAGGAGATATTTCATGAAGTGTTTTGAATTGCACTTGCATTGCAGCAACATTATTTTTTCAGATCCCACGTTGGgggattaaaaattaaaaattttaattaccaAGAttatttgtggtatttttttttttaattcttaaagagACATTGCAAAGCATTTGACCTTTTAGAAATTAATTACTTATGAAAGTCAACTAAAAAGAAAAGCCTAATTTGATAGCAATTAGTTTGTAGCTAGTTTGTGAACTCTTTAGTTGACCAAGTGAATGTTACTTTTCATCAAACgtcaaaaataacttttcatcAAACCTGCTGCAATAGATGTTTATCAAAGATATACTTTTTACGTCCACTTAACCACAATGGTAACTTGGTAAGTTGAATTGAcctctgtttttacattttatactgtGCATTTCAGGTGatacaattacaattataatacaattatagcAACTATACTTTAACAAATATAGTATTATACCAACTATAATTTGTTTCGAGTGATCATCGTCTCACCCAAaactattattatagtattaatgcCTGGtgtaaaaaaacccaaaaacggTCTGAAATGGTTTCCTAGAGTTGAAGATTATATTTATGTTGCCACCAGCATCAAAAGAAATTGAATGTATGTACGCATGAATTCAATTTCTTGAGGATGAAGTCTAAACACGTTCTCTGAGCAttatactaaataatatttttttctgtttaaaattacAGTGTTCTGGACTTTATACTGATATTTATCAATGTAGAGTCATGCACAAGAAAATACATCTTATTAGCAGGCTTATTTGTTTCCttttctgtccaatatttacccagcgctgggttgccaattgggttatttttaacacTGCTTTTTTTAGTCCACTGATTGAGTCTATCTCATTTAAGTGTACATGATTTTAGGCTTTCAGAAGTACTGTGGATGTTGAACTTTTGTAAGTGAAAAAGGTAAGTGGGtagtaatttttttcaaatttaaattaactgtttccACACTTTTTTGTGCTGTGTATCCTGACAGTCCCATAAAAAAGGTTCAAGTCCCCTTTCATGTCTTTTGTTGAACTCATACTGAATATACTTTAAcatcattgttgttgttattattaaaggtCATTATTACAATTATTCACTCACTTTTAAGCTAAAACCAGTCAATAAGGAGGGTGGCAAACAAAAGTCAAGCTCTGTTCTCTGTAGAGAGTGTTTCAATCATTCTGTCCACTAGATGGAGCTACTAGCTTGTATTTTATTCTGAAAAGTTCAGCTGCTGACATGAGGTTGTATTATAGGCAAATCTCGTCAAAATCTATTTTACTTTGATACTTCATAATGAGTTCCTAATAAACACCCACAATACTTATTTCCAGCGCCACTGCTAAACGGCCGAAGTCAAACAggctctgtttgttttcttgatAGTCGTGTTGGCATATTGCTGGCCAACTATGAAGATGCAGTCCACTTTGTATTCAATAAAACAGATTTTGCTACACCACTGATGTGAATTGTGTTTTTTCCCCTATAAACTCACAtactgcattatttttattagtattattaaagtGGCTATCTATTACATATTCAGGTCAAGACTCCagctcatctgtttttttttttctctgacaaaGAAAGAGTCAAACAGATTTGATTGTATAGACAACAGACTTTAGTATAGTGGTTAACCATGATATTACTAGTTTCAGATAATTTATCTGCTTAAACTTTCTGCAGCTGATGCAAGAAAAGCAGTTATGTTTGTGTCTTGGCCATAAACAGAAACAAGATCTTGTGAAAATAACAGCTAAAGCGAAAAGGGAAGTTCTAAGGTCATttgtttaagcagactaaattcCACCATCTCAAGAATTACATTACAATGTCATATTGTCCTATATTATACAACCAAAAACTGCAAGGTTAAAACTGAATGATTTATTATCtgctttaaaatcatttattgatCTCCCTGTTCTCTAGCCTCTTTCCACAAGATGGAGTTgcaagcttttttttcttttttaaatcagacAAGCTCACGTGCTCCTGCCAAAAttacatttcatcatttttataatGGTGTATTGCAGAGATGATTGCAAATaacttttgttatttaaattataattttgccaAACATTTAAGCCATATTTTGCCTAAATGCAATAATCTATGAATTTACAGGTCTACACtgcattattaatttacatgtaaCATTTATAGGCTACTCCATGTGATATTTTTTACCACCCACCtgcctaaaatgttttaattccttatttatacatttacattcaagctttctatagagaTATTTCTAATGTCTGTGAGGCAAGTCTATATGCtgcatttcagttcagttttaggACCCGCTCCAGTTCACAGAGaccaagacggcagaaagcacattgtgtttattttctttatttttcaaaacaacgTTTCGACAACGTTTGTTGATAATTGACTAACAAACTTATAAAATATTTGTCAACTCTTCTCCTCGACTCCTTGACAGCTACATAAAATATACTGAGTGAAAAATATTGACAaatgtgtttgcaaaatattacTTCTCAACATAGGCCTATATATCAAAAATTTTCCTTTATTTCCTTCATGATCTGTAACTGAACAGCATTCCTTTTAGTTGGAATGCAGATATTGTTATATAAACAAACCTCAGAATAAAAACTAAAGAGTTTTAACTtgtttgaataattaataattatcatcACATGCTTATCTCATGCttaaccatctctaaatccagcacttctag comes from the Cyprinus carpio isolate SPL01 chromosome B21, ASM1834038v1, whole genome shotgun sequence genome and includes:
- the LOC109061496 gene encoding cyclin-dependent kinase 9 isoform X1, with amino-acid sequence MQRDKTGSAGAGDKPDRETAIMSKYYDGVEFPFCDEFSKYEKLAKIGQGTFGEVFKAKHRQTGKKVALKKVLMENEKEGFPITALREIKILQLLKHENVVNLIEICRTKATQFNRYKGSIYLVFDFCEHDLAGLLSNANVKFTLAEIKKVMQMLLNGLYYIHRNKILHRDMKAANVLITREGVLKLADFGLARAFSLAKNSQGNRYTNRVVTLWYRPPELLLGERDYGPPIDLWGGGCIMAEMWTRSPIMQGNTEQHQLTLISQLCGSVTPEVWPGVDKKYELYQKMELPKGQKRKVKDRLKAYVKDPYALDLIDRLLVLDPAQRIDSDDALNHDFFWSDPMPSDLKNMLSTHNTSMFEYLAPPRRRGHMPQQPANQNRNPATTSQSEFERVF
- the LOC109061496 gene encoding cyclin-dependent kinase 9 isoform X2 produces the protein MSKYYDGVEFPFCDEFSKYEKLAKIGQGTFGEVFKAKHRQTGKKVALKKVLMENEKEGFPITALREIKILQLLKHENVVNLIEICRTKATQFNRYKGSIYLVFDFCEHDLAGLLSNANVKFTLAEIKKVMQMLLNGLYYIHRNKILHRDMKAANVLITREGVLKLADFGLARAFSLAKNSQGNRYTNRVVTLWYRPPELLLGERDYGPPIDLWGGGCIMAEMWTRSPIMQGNTEQHQLTLISQLCGSVTPEVWPGVDKKYELYQKMELPKGQKRKVKDRLKAYVKDPYALDLIDRLLVLDPAQRIDSDDALNHDFFWSDPMPSDLKNMLSTHNTSMFEYLAPPRRRGHMPQQPANQNRNPATTSQSEFERVF